In Vibrio gallicus, a single window of DNA contains:
- a CDS encoding LysR family transcriptional regulator, translated as MKTLEQQLSRLDLNLLVSLSVLLKEKNVSRAAETLYLSQPAMSRTLKRLRDVFDDPLFYRESAGLQPTDKAISLQEPLAEILMSVNKLIDSTKFSPELCDQTFKISLPPLMSRQLSVPLVKQLMQTAPNASLLEYPAAKDPEKLLKQREVDFSIHVTTPTNSDEFPSELIGTTYGVIYGMKNHPLADKDNVTIEHCMDYPFMDLNLDLRSDADSQNPIDDYLKPLGLSRNISFKSGQVNTLIDAMEGSNSLLVSTHTLGSVDNFQHQLVPILSMQGQLDIGVYLLEHRRTSNSAPHQWLKNLILSTLRGRAFIYDK; from the coding sequence ATGAAGACATTGGAACAACAGCTTTCTCGATTAGATTTAAACCTTTTGGTTTCCCTTAGTGTACTGCTAAAAGAAAAAAACGTATCACGCGCTGCTGAAACTCTCTATCTTTCACAGCCCGCGATGAGTCGCACCTTAAAGCGCCTTAGAGACGTATTTGATGACCCCTTGTTTTATCGCGAATCGGCAGGCTTACAACCTACCGACAAGGCAATTAGCCTGCAAGAACCCCTTGCCGAAATCTTAATGTCGGTGAACAAGCTAATAGACAGCACCAAGTTCTCACCTGAATTATGCGATCAAACCTTTAAGATCTCTTTGCCGCCTTTAATGAGTCGCCAACTTTCAGTACCACTGGTAAAACAGTTGATGCAAACTGCACCCAATGCCAGTTTGTTAGAGTACCCAGCAGCTAAAGATCCCGAGAAACTGCTCAAGCAACGAGAAGTGGATTTCTCCATCCATGTAACGACTCCCACCAACAGCGATGAGTTTCCAAGTGAGCTTATTGGTACAACTTACGGTGTCATTTATGGAATGAAGAATCACCCTTTAGCTGATAAAGATAATGTCACTATTGAACACTGTATGGATTATCCGTTCATGGATTTAAATCTCGACCTGCGCTCAGATGCAGATTCGCAAAACCCTATTGACGATTACCTCAAACCTCTGGGATTAAGTCGTAATATCAGCTTTAAAAGCGGTCAAGTGAATACCCTAATTGATGCAATGGAGGGCTCCAATAGCTTACTGGTTTCTACTCATACCTTAGGCTCAGTGGACAATTTTCAACATCAACTGGTGCCTATCTTAAGCATGCAAGGTCAATTGGATATTGGTGTATACCTATTAGAGCACAGACGTACGTCCAACAGTGCACCTCACCAATGGTTAAAAAATCTGATACTGAGCACCCTGCGAGGTCGTGCTTTTATCTATGATAAATAG
- a CDS encoding LysR family transcriptional regulator, translating into MLNPNWLKTFKTLVEVNHFTKTAQALFMTQPGVTQHIQKLEQACGVQLLIKQGKGFELTEQGLRIYQYANQLIEQQQLLLNELQVDDENQGIVSLSCSGSLAQWLYPMFIGIQQQHPKLSVEFEAAPNSKIIDNVLNGITSLGLVTQQPSSAELEVIHIGDEELLLVLPNSIHSNKVTQQSLVELGLIKHPDAEHYVSRYLRESGEPHLSSIQVSKIPRVSYINQLNQILYPIVHGIGFTVLPKSAVVSSPWFNELNIYQPKQPVKDQLFLIYKANRPLAARYQRFIHLISESLR; encoded by the coding sequence ATGCTCAATCCAAACTGGCTAAAAACATTCAAGACCTTGGTTGAAGTAAATCACTTTACTAAAACAGCTCAAGCCCTGTTTATGACTCAACCGGGTGTCACACAGCATATCCAAAAATTGGAGCAAGCCTGCGGGGTACAGCTGCTTATAAAACAAGGCAAGGGATTTGAGTTAACCGAACAGGGGCTGCGTATATATCAATATGCCAACCAGCTTATCGAGCAGCAACAGCTATTACTCAATGAACTGCAAGTGGACGATGAAAACCAAGGTATCGTTTCCTTGTCTTGTTCGGGTTCACTAGCGCAATGGCTCTATCCAATGTTTATAGGCATTCAACAGCAACATCCCAAACTCAGTGTAGAGTTTGAGGCCGCCCCAAACTCCAAGATAATTGACAATGTATTAAATGGCATAACCTCCCTAGGATTAGTGACTCAACAACCAAGTAGCGCAGAGCTCGAGGTTATCCATATTGGGGATGAAGAATTATTGTTGGTACTACCGAATTCCATACACTCTAATAAGGTAACCCAACAGTCTCTTGTTGAGCTTGGGCTGATCAAGCACCCCGATGCCGAGCACTATGTTTCTCGCTATTTAAGGGAAAGTGGTGAGCCGCATCTGTCTTCAATTCAGGTCTCAAAAATCCCAAGGGTAAGCTACATCAACCAACTCAACCAAATCTTGTATCCGATTGTGCACGGTATTGGTTTTACTGTACTTCCCAAGAGCGCCGTCGTATCTTCACCTTGGTTCAATGAACTCAATATTTATCAGCCAAAACAACCGGTTAAAGATCAACTCTTTTTGATCTATAAAGCGAATCGCCCCCTTGCTGCCCGCTATCAAAGGTTCATACACCTCATCTCAGAGAGCCTCAGATAA
- a CDS encoding OmpP1/FadL family transporter: MRCHKSYLTYVIALIVPGISNASGIFLGEAGYANLGTAGAGDGVYTNSPAAIWTNPATASFMDEEKHTISGTVLNLNMAYEDDRSIAGSDAESNKTMPIVSYFSNHHLSDSWSLGLAFSSRGGAALDYGYDWQGANQLTDVALVTYQFNPSVSYRIDDRAAIAFGVQLDYALINANTQSIELATSDSFAAGFNLGMMFDVTERVNLGIAYRSKLEHDFEGDSKVISGSNVIASGSYGAPLITPAMLDISASYKLSPQTSLFTSVQWHDWSKWQQTVVDLSFTQNPYVINREFDDVWHFGFGAQHRLNNSSWTLKAGYSYETSPLDDSANQSPDLPVGEQHRYSIGLSKDFKTSTLDLYYQYADFGEMDVDQQSIRADAGLQGSFIGQVHFVGASYTF; encoded by the coding sequence ATGCGCTGTCATAAATCTTACCTTACTTATGTTATTGCCTTAATTGTTCCCGGTATATCCAATGCCAGCGGTATATTTTTGGGCGAAGCAGGATACGCAAACCTCGGTACTGCCGGTGCAGGAGATGGGGTTTATACCAATAGCCCCGCCGCTATCTGGACAAACCCTGCAACAGCAAGTTTCATGGATGAAGAAAAGCATACTATTAGTGGTACTGTGCTGAACCTCAACATGGCGTATGAGGACGACAGATCGATTGCTGGATCAGATGCTGAATCTAACAAGACTATGCCAATCGTAAGCTATTTTAGTAATCATCATTTAAGTGATAGCTGGAGCTTAGGTTTAGCGTTTTCATCACGCGGTGGAGCGGCGCTTGACTATGGTTATGATTGGCAAGGCGCAAACCAATTGACCGATGTGGCTCTGGTTACGTATCAATTCAACCCCTCGGTTAGCTATAGAATTGACGATAGAGCCGCTATCGCGTTCGGAGTGCAGTTAGATTATGCCCTTATCAATGCCAACACCCAATCTATAGAGCTTGCAACCAGTGACAGCTTTGCGGCGGGCTTTAACCTAGGCATGATGTTTGACGTCACCGAACGGGTAAACCTAGGTATTGCATATCGCTCAAAACTTGAGCATGACTTTGAAGGGGACTCAAAAGTAATCTCTGGAAGCAACGTTATTGCATCTGGTAGCTACGGAGCTCCTTTAATAACTCCGGCTATGCTAGATATCAGTGCTAGCTATAAACTCAGTCCACAAACAAGCCTATTTACCTCGGTACAATGGCATGACTGGAGTAAATGGCAACAAACCGTTGTTGACCTCTCTTTTACCCAAAATCCATATGTAATTAATCGCGAATTTGACGATGTTTGGCATTTTGGATTTGGCGCACAGCATCGACTTAACAACAGCAGTTGGACATTAAAAGCGGGTTATTCATATGAGACTTCACCTTTAGATGACAGCGCAAATCAATCTCCTGATTTACCCGTAGGAGAGCAGCATCGATACTCAATTGGGCTATCTAAAGACTTCAAAACTAGCACCTTAGATCTTTACTACCAATACGCAGATTTCGGAGAGATGGATGTCGACCAGCAGAGCATTCGAGCGGATGCCGGACTACAAGGCAGCTTTATTGGGCAGGTTCACTTTGTTGGAGCAAGCTACACTTTCTAA